The following is a genomic window from Lysinibacillus sp. JNUCC-52.
TTTCGATGTGTTAAACGCTTCATTCGTTTAACTCGTCTACGTTCTTTCTGTAAAGCTTGATTGAAGTGATTCTCTGCATGATTCCACATGCTTTTGATAGCCTTATAATTCAAAGAACGAACCTTAGTAACCTTTTGATAGAAACCTCTTGTTTTGAACTCAATTGACAGCCCGTACGTTTTAATTGACCAACAACCATTTGTGCAATGCTTAGTTTCGTAACCTGTATCATGCCACTCTGAATAATCAATCACCTCAGCACCGCACACTTTACACGTTTTATCTTTATAGCCCCAAGAATACTGGTCATACGCTTCTGATTTACCGAACTCCCTACAAAGCGCAGAAAATATCGCACGTTTTCGTTCTCTGTATATTCCAGCCATTTGCCCTCGCCTCTCCTTATGTCGCAATATTCAAATTTTTAATTACAGACTTAATGTTTCAAAGGACTTCTCTATAGTTTCGATGTTTTCAATCGAATAAAAACTAGGGTGATATTCATGTTTTTCAATCCACTCACTTAATACCAAATTGATTTTTTCCTCTAATTCTTCCCGTGCATCTTTTGGAACATGGTTTAAATAATCATCCGCATAGTCTCCACCAACCCAAGAAGCATTTTCAGCGATTTCATCTAAGACAGTATCAACATTTATAGACGGCACAAATTCTTGACATTTGCCTACGTAAATAGTTACACCTGTTTGTTCAGGATCTGACTCTTCCCCTATTTCATCTAGCCAGTTATTAAGCAATGGGATTGTGCCAGTTTCGTTTATGAAAGCAATTGCTTCTTCCTTTGAATCAAATTCGCCGAAATTATTTGCTTCCCATTTTTCTTCATCAAAAGTGATAATCCATTTTCCATCTAATTTCATTTTCTCGTCCCCCTACGGAATAAAAATCATCTTGCCTGTTGCCCTTGCTACTGATTTAAAGATGCGCTCCATGTTGCTATTGCCATCTGATAAATGCAGTAAATGTATTTCTTCGACCTTTGATAAGTCGTTAGCTTTAAAGAACTCTAAAAGGTTTTCTAAGCTAAAATGTGACTTCATAACCCTTTTACGCATTGCTGGATGAATACGGCCACTCTCTACGTTGTCGTCCAATGTTTGTTGGTCGTAATTACACTCAATCATGATGTGAGTTAGCCCTGAGAATCGGTATTTCACATAGTAAGTATCTGTTGCGAATAAAAGCTTTCCGCCGTTGTCTGACTGTAGTAAAAACCCTAATGGCTCATTTACATCATGCTGAACATCAAACGGCAATATCGTCCAAGTACCTACTCTGAATTGCTTCTTGCTTTCGACTGTATTAATACGGTGGTGCTGTAGTTGCAATGCCTCTTGAGTACCTTTTGACATGTAAACATCTAACCCTCGATTTAACACCGATTCCACGCCTTTACAGTGGTCTTTGTGCTCATGGGTAACAAGTACACCACCAAGGTTCGAAGTCTCGAAATTAACGCCCTGCTGTATCTGTTTGAAGCTGATACCACACTCTAGGAGTAGAGGGGTGCTACCATCTGTAATGTGATAACAATTCCCCTTACTTCCTGTTGCTAGAGTCTTGATTTCAATCATTAGAAACCTGGTCCATCAGTAAATGAAGCTTGTTGTTGCTGTACTGGCTTTTTAGTTTCAACAACTACTGTTGCCTCAACTTTTTCAGCAGGTTCATTAGTAAAATCAATTACTTCTGAGTTAGCATTTTGTTCAATTTCTCGCTTCACTTCTTCAATGTCACCCATATCTTTGACTGTTGGCTCAAACTCATTTTCAGTTGTGCGATTAACAGATTCTATTAATAGATCACTATCATCGGATGTATTAATAAAGGCTTTCGAAGCACGGTTGATAACTGTACGTTTCGCCATTTCTTGCGGATACTTATTTTGGACATTTTGCGTTTTAGCTGTTGACCATGCTGTTGCAATTTCATCCATTGTCATAACCGTTAAGAACTGTTTGCCGTCCTCGCGCTCAATAATGCAATAAGCACCTTCGATATCCTCTTTTTTACCTGTGGCAGCTTTCCAATTTACTTTGTGAGCTTTGAAAGCTAGTTGACCTCGTTCGTTATATTCGACCTCAAACTCTTCGCCTTTCCAGATAACGTTTGCCCAAATATCTTTTACGCCATTCAATCTTTTAAGGACTGCTTGGGTACCATGATAAGAGCGTAAGAACTGCAATTTGTCACCGTATGGCACGAAATAACCCTGCTTTTTAGCTACAGATAACCCTTGGATTGCCATGTCTTGGAGAGCAAAGGCTACTGATTCAGGAGTTACTTTATCAATCAATGCTTTGTTACTACCGAAATCTACGGCTGTCAGCGTGAAATAAGCTGCTTGTAAGGCATTAACTGCAGAATAGTTATCTGGCAAGTTAATTTGACCTTGTTGTTTCATTTCCTCAATCTTTTTCGCTACTTGTGTAACAAAAGCGTTTTGTTTTTCTTTTGGAGCTACTTGGTTTTGTTGTTGTGCTAATTGATTTGTCATTAATGAACATCCCCTTTAACCTTCGATAATTGGTTTTCGCCAACAAAAACTGGTTCATTTAAATCATCTAAAAATACTGCATACTCCATACCAGGCTCTCTAAAATCGTTGTAATTATAAATTGTCCCTGTGTATGTTTCAGTGCCATCATTATTTGTAACTTTCACTTTCTCTCCCACATCGAAAGTCATGTTACATTGCCTCCAATACTTTAAGTTTTAACGCTTCTTTATCAAAAGAATCGAAGCTTTCCATGTGTAAAAAAATTACTTTACCTTGGCAATTAACTAAAGTAAGATTTTCACCGTCTACTGACTTCACAAGGAAAACACGGTCATATTCTTCACCATCTACATCGTGGCCTTTAATGTGTACTGCCTTACCTGCCAGTTTTGAATTAAAAACGGTCGTTTGTTCATATAATTCCATGTTAAATTGCCTCCTTATATTCGATTGGTTCTAATTCAACTCGTAACTGCTTGTCCTTTTCAGAAACCACTAAGCTAATAAGTTGAGTTTCCACATCTATAAACTTGGTTACAGCCTCGGCATTGTCTACGAAAATAGGTGCTAGGATGCCATAATGAGCTGATAGTGTATTGATGATGTCTAAGCCGACATTGATTTTCGCTGCATTGTTAAGGCCAGTGCCGTATGGTACGCCCTTAAATGTCGTTTCACATACTTCGTTTAATCCACCATTTACTTGTGTATCAAATAGCTTGAATCGTGCGTATTTGAACTTGCTGTTAATACGTTCAGTGAGCATGTTTACTTTTGTTCGGATAAATTCTTCGATAAGGAATGTAGTTTGCTCTAGTTTTTCGTACTCTTGAGCAAGTTTCACCTGTTGATCTTCAAGCTCAATGATTCGCTCTTTACTCGCTTCGATGTTTGCATGTTGAGATAAAGCATTGTTGTAGCCGTTACGAATGAACTTTAATTTTTCTATTTCTTCATCAATACCAGCAACAGCTTCATAAGCATGTTCATTTAACTGCTTAATTTCAGCCTGTAACCCTTCAATTTGTAGAGTGATAGATTTGTATTCATCAGTGACTGTCACATCTGGCACCGATGTCTGAGCTTGTTGTAATTTTTCATTAAACTTTACAAGCTCTTTTTCTGCTGCGGCTAATTTATCGTTTAGCTCCTTAGATTTAGGGATTAGAACAGAATTGAGCTTCTCGTTCTTTGTTTGAATTTGCGCTTGAATTTGAGTATTCTCATCGGCGAATACTGGCCCCTCTGCTTTAATTTCAGCCTTACGCTTAGAAATGCGCTCATTAAACTGCGCTAAAGCCTCAGCGCGAACAGCCTCAACTTGTTCTTTTGGCAATGCCTGTTTACAAGTGGGACATTCGCATTCATCCGAATACTCAAAAGTCAATGCATTTAATGAAGCAAATTCCTCTCGTAACTTCTGCATAGACGCTTCATTTTGCGTAATACGACCAGTAAACGCTTGAATGTCACGACCGATTGCTTGCTTTTCAACCTCATTCATGCGAATTTCAGATTGAATAATTTGCACATTACCTTGCGCTTCCTGCAAACGTACTTGAAGCTTATGAACTTCTTGCAAACTATCAGCTTCAAACGAGCGTTTAAGGTCATTCTGCTTCATTTCTAACTCTTGCAGCTGACGTTGTTTTATAAGAATTGACTCACCATTTTTCACACGGATTTTCTGTTGTTGAAGCTCGTCCATTTCAGCTTCGATTTGCTCAACTTGTTGACGCATTTTTTCAATGTCTACAGTCGTTTCCGGCATCATTTTATTAATTTCATCAATACGTACTGGAATCATTTCAAGTTGGTCATTGATCTGTTTCTTTTGGCTAGCAATGATTTTCTTCATATCTTCCATTGATTTGCCATTAAGAAGTTCATTTAATTTAGCCAGTGATTGATTTGATGCAATCACATCTTCATCTGAAATGTCACCGCAGATTTCAATAAGTAAGGCGCGACGATCTTGCCATTTCATTTGTTCGTTAAAGTAAGTAGGTGATGTTAGAAGCTTGAATACTTCTTCATCTACAATGCTTTCAACTGCGGCCGTATAATCTTTTTTAGACATCGGTACATCATCTACAAAATGTTCAACCACATGCCCTGTAAACTCTGCTACAGCTTGACCACGTTTTTTCGTCCACTTCTCTTTGTAAATCTTCTTTAGAGTAACTAGCACCCCATCGATTAAGAATGAGCCTTCAACCGTATGCTCCAAGTTATGTCGTTCAGTGCCATCACCGTTCAAAGTCTTGATGGCAAAGTCCTTTTTGTTGTTGCTATCCTTATCGAATAAAAGCCATAAGAACGCATCAAATGTTGTAGTTTTACCTGCCTCGTTGTCACCAAAAATCTCCGCGTTGCCACCGTCTAATTGAAT
Proteins encoded in this region:
- a CDS encoding MBL fold metallo-hydrolase encodes the protein MIEIKTLATGSKGNCYHITDGSTPLLLECGISFKQIQQGVNFETSNLGGVLVTHEHKDHCKGVESVLNRGLDVYMSKGTQEALQLQHHRINTVESKKQFRVGTWTILPFDVQHDVNEPLGFLLQSDNGGKLLFATDTYYVKYRFSGLTHIMIECNYDQQTLDDNVESGRIHPAMRKRVMKSHFSLENLLEFFKANDLSKVEEIHLLHLSDGNSNMERIFKSVARATGKMIFIP
- a CDS encoding RecT family recombinase — protein: MTNQLAQQQNQVAPKEKQNAFVTQVAKKIEEMKQQGQINLPDNYSAVNALQAAYFTLTAVDFGSNKALIDKVTPESVAFALQDMAIQGLSVAKKQGYFVPYGDKLQFLRSYHGTQAVLKRLNGVKDIWANVIWKGEEFEVEYNERGQLAFKAHKVNWKAATGKKEDIEGAYCIIEREDGKQFLTVMTMDEIATAWSTAKTQNVQNKYPQEMAKRTVINRASKAFINTSDDSDLLIESVNRTTENEFEPTVKDMGDIEEVKREIEQNANSEVIDFTNEPAEKVEATVVVETKKPVQQQQASFTDGPGF